A single window of Methanoregula sp. DNA harbors:
- a CDS encoding tetratricopeptide repeat protein, with translation MGIFDKVLPHHKAKEDQPAAHHADKPAHHALGASTGALEYDPQSVTFWIRKGHNHCSVGESSEAFLCYEKGLAIEPDNADLWVHRGIALGNLGKCTEAISSFDKALALDPANVNAALNRGVALGAIGKCEEALGAFDRTLQGNPDNALAWYNKGVALLLLGKQGEATSAYEKAFEISPDLPVIPENILTMLNKSAILENVGKNEEALQVLDQALSVNLKCTECWIRKGRIFRKLGKFKEAVWEIERAIAAAPHDTVALEELRITLIGLGKLEGAVWAFEKALELNPNDPDAWCGKGDTCFALGNPAEALAAFEKALALDPNNIPALTGTADIFRKTGEHALAVGKYDAVLDIDPSRARCWYHRGICLQTLENYKEALASYRKAISLGLDDADLYYGEGVVLSSLSWHLEASDAFTRCLKKNPNNAVAWYNHGVVLEKLGRHQEALAAYDHSIALDPASISSWYNKGVVLEALGKDEDAIKAYDHVLSLDPNNEHAIFNKGVALEHLGKETEAVHAFTRALDIDSRDKEALLAKGMALEHLGKMDESLQCYDESLSLDEKNVCAWERKAEILEKEEKYFEAAECYERAISLDPNLTEAREGLSHLQPCLDIICTKTRKNPSGWFTMEMLLKNTGKAFAYDVSMSIPACEDVKIPKTFVVANGQEKSVVVHVLPGIKSKDIVEICTLYHNGIGKNYEQKLPVPLVEKDGGENPEPR, from the coding sequence TTGGGCATCTTTGATAAGGTTCTCCCTCATCATAAGGCTAAAGAAGATCAGCCAGCAGCCCATCACGCAGACAAACCCGCACACCACGCGCTCGGGGCGTCAACTGGGGCTCTTGAATATGACCCCCAGAGCGTGACATTCTGGATACGCAAGGGGCACAACCATTGTTCTGTCGGCGAGAGCAGTGAAGCATTTTTATGCTACGAGAAAGGGCTCGCGATCGAGCCTGATAATGCTGACCTCTGGGTTCACCGCGGGATTGCGTTGGGAAACCTTGGGAAATGCACCGAAGCCATTTCATCCTTTGATAAAGCCCTGGCATTAGACCCCGCGAATGTAAATGCAGCTCTTAACCGTGGGGTGGCACTCGGGGCAATCGGGAAGTGCGAGGAGGCACTGGGCGCATTTGACAGGACGCTTCAGGGGAACCCTGATAATGCTCTTGCATGGTACAACAAAGGCGTCGCCCTGCTCCTTTTAGGAAAACAGGGGGAAGCAACCAGTGCATATGAAAAGGCTTTTGAGATAAGCCCTGATCTCCCGGTCATTCCTGAAAATATCCTCACCATGTTAAACAAGAGTGCCATCCTTGAGAACGTCGGAAAGAATGAGGAGGCACTGCAGGTGCTCGACCAGGCGCTTTCCGTGAACCTGAAGTGCACGGAGTGCTGGATACGCAAGGGCAGGATTTTCAGGAAACTAGGCAAGTTCAAGGAGGCAGTCTGGGAGATAGAGCGTGCGATCGCGGCTGCCCCCCATGACACGGTTGCACTTGAAGAACTCAGGATAACTCTCATCGGTCTGGGAAAACTTGAAGGCGCGGTGTGGGCATTTGAAAAAGCGCTTGAGCTCAACCCAAATGATCCCGACGCATGGTGCGGCAAAGGTGATACCTGTTTTGCGCTCGGGAACCCTGCCGAGGCTCTTGCAGCGTTTGAAAAAGCGCTCGCGCTGGACCCGAATAATATCCCGGCACTCACCGGCACGGCAGATATCTTCCGGAAGACTGGTGAACATGCACTTGCAGTCGGGAAATACGATGCTGTGCTTGATATCGATCCCTCGCGTGCCCGTTGCTGGTACCACAGGGGGATCTGCCTCCAGACACTTGAAAACTACAAAGAAGCGCTTGCATCCTACCGTAAGGCGATCTCGCTGGGGCTTGATGATGCGGACCTGTATTACGGAGAGGGGGTTGTGCTCTCAAGCCTCTCATGGCACCTTGAAGCATCTGATGCATTCACACGGTGCCTCAAGAAAAACCCCAATAATGCGGTGGCATGGTATAACCACGGAGTTGTCCTTGAAAAACTGGGACGTCACCAGGAGGCACTTGCTGCATATGACCATTCGATTGCCCTTGATCCGGCAAGCATCTCTTCATGGTACAACAAGGGCGTTGTGCTTGAAGCGCTGGGGAAGGATGAAGATGCGATAAAGGCATACGACCATGTCCTCTCTCTCGATCCCAATAACGAACATGCCATCTTTAACAAAGGCGTTGCTCTCGAGCATCTTGGGAAAGAGACAGAAGCAGTCCACGCCTTTACCCGGGCACTCGACATCGATTCCCGGGACAAGGAGGCCCTTCTTGCAAAAGGGATGGCACTGGAGCATCTCGGAAAAATGGATGAGTCCCTGCAATGTTACGATGAATCCCTGTCGCTTGACGAGAAGAATGTCTGTGCATGGGAGCGCAAAGCCGAGATCCTTGAAAAGGAGGAGAAATATTTCGAAGCAGCGGAATGTTACGAACGCGCAATCTCCCTTGACCCGAACCTTACGGAGGCCCGGGAAGGCCTGAGCCATCTCCAGCCATGCCTTGACATTATCTGCACAAAAACCCGGAAAAACCCGTCGGGGTGGTTTACCATGGAGATGCTTTTAAAAAATACCGGTAAAGCGTTTGCCTACGATGTTTCCATGAGTATCCCTGCATGTGAGGACGTAAAAATTCCCAAAACCTTTGTTGTCGCTAACGGGCAGGAGAAAAGCGTTGTCGTCCATGTGTTGCCCGGGATAAAATCCAAGGATATAGTAGAGATCTGCACCCTCTACCATAACGGTATTGGCAAGAATTATG